In Primulina eburnea isolate SZY01 chromosome 3, ASM2296580v1, whole genome shotgun sequence, one DNA window encodes the following:
- the LOC140825173 gene encoding probable copper-transporting ATPase HMA5, with protein sequence MAAKFLSFACIRKESGDLSPRPRYPSMPRYPKGVIVSSDEEKSMQGSEAKALFSVVGMTCSACAGSVEKAVKRLPGIKEAAVDVLNNRAQVMFYPAFVNEETIRETIDDVGFEATLINDEINEKSSQVCRVRIKGMTCTSCSSTVESALQALPGVQRAHVALATEEAEVHYDSKILTCSQILEAVENTGFEALLVSTGEDRCKIHLQIDGVRTESSMRIIENSIQALPGVQDANFDPELKKISVSYRPDLTGPRNFIEIIESAGSGRYKATIFPEGGGRDTHREEEIKKYRRSFLWSLVFTVPVFLLSMIFMYIPGIKHGLDTKIVNMLSIGEILRWILSTPVQFVIGRRFYIGSYKALRHGSANMDVLIALGTNAAYFYSVYSVLRAATSPSFESTDFFETSSMLISFILLGKYLEVLAKGKTSEAIEKLMDLTPETATLLTLGSEGNVLNEEEIDSRLIQKNDVMKIIPGAKVACDGFVIWGQSHVNESMITGESGPVAKRKGDMVIGGTLNTNGVLHIKATKVGSESALAQIVRLVESAQMAKAPVQKFADRISKYFVPLVIILSFSTWLAWFLSGKLNGYPKSWIPSSMDSFQLALQFGISVMVIACPCALGLATPTAVMVGTGVGASQGVLIKGGQALESTHKVNYIVFDKTGTLTVGKPVVVNTKLLKHMVLWDFYELVAAAEVNSEHPLAKAVVEYAKKFKQDEENPAWPEALNFESITGHGVKAVVRNKEVFVGNKSMMVDHQVHISLDAEEILAETEGLAQTGILVSIDKELVGILAISDPLKPGARDVISILNSMKIRSIVVTGDNWGTAKAIAKEVGIDTVIAEAKPEHKAEIVKELQASGNVVAMVGDGINDSPALIAADVGMAIGAGTDIAVEAADIVLMKSNLEDVVTAIHLSRKTFYRIRHNYLWALGYNVLGIPIAAGALFPLTRFRLPPWIAGAAMAASSVSVVCSSLLLKNYKRPKVLDTFEIRGITVA encoded by the exons GAGGAAACCATCCGTGAGACTATCGATGATGTTGGATTTGAAGCCACGTTGATTAATGATGAAATAAATGAGAAATCTTCTCAAGTATGCCGAGTTCGCATAAAAGGAATGACTTGCACTTCTTGTTCCTCAACTGTTGAATCTGCCTTGCAAGCTTTACCAGGTGTACAAAGAGCACATGTAGCATTAGCAACTGAGGAAGCCGAAGTCCATTACGATTCAAAGATCTTGACCTGTAGTCAGATCTTGGAAGCTGTAGAAAATACTGGATTTGAGGCCTTGCTCGTTAGTACTGGTGAAGATAGGTGCAAAATACATCTGCAAATTGATGGAGTGCGCACAGAAAGTTCCATGAGAATAATTGAAAATTCTATTCAAGCACTTCCAGGAGTTCAAGATGCGAACTTTGATCCAGAGCTGAAAAAAATATCCGTATCTTACCGACCAGATTTGACCGGGCCTAGAAATTTCATTGAAATTATAGAGTCGGCTGGATCTGGACGTTACAAGGCAACAATATTTCCTGAAGGAGGGGGGAGAGATACTCATCGGGAAGAGGAAATCAAGAAATACCGCAGATCTTTTCTTTGGAGTCTGGTTTTCACGGTTCCTGTTTTTTTACTGTCTATGATTTTCATGTATATCCCTGGTATCAAACATGGGCTGGACACCAAGATAGTTAACATGCTTAGCATTGGGGAGATTTTAAGGTGGATTCTTTCAACTCCAGTTCAGTTTGTCATTGGCCGTCGATTCTATATTGGTTCTTACAAAGCTTTACGTCATGGCTCAGCAAACATGGATGTCTTAATAGCACTTGGAACAAATGCTGCCTATTTTTATTCAGTCTATTCGGTGTTAAGAGCTGCTACTTCTCCAAGTTTTGAGTCGACTGATTTTTTTGAGACCAGCTCAATGCTTATTTCCTTCATACTTCTTGGGAAGTATTTGGAAGTTTTGGCCAAGGGCAAGACATCTGAAGCCATAGAGAAGCTCATGGACTTGACTCCTGAAACAGCAACCCTTTTGACCTTAGGCAGTGAAGGAAATGTGTTGAACGAGGAAGAAATAGACAGTCGATTAATACAAAAGAATGATGTCATGAAGATCATCCCAGGAGCAAAAGTAGCTTGTGACGGATTTGTTATCTGGGGCCAAAGTCATGTAAATGAGAGCATGATTACTGGAGAGTCTGGGCCTGTGGCAAAGAGGAAAGGTGACATGGTTATTGGAGGGACTCTAAACACAAACGGGGTGCTGCACATTAAGGCAACAAAGGTTGGGTCAGAGAGTGCCCTAGCTCAAATTGTTCGGCTAGTTGAATCAGCACAAATGGCAAAAGCTCCAGTCCAAAAATTTGCCGATCGTATTTCCAAATACTTTGTGCCTTTA GTTATAATTCTTTCATTTTCTACATGGCTCGCCTGGTTTTTATCTGGGAAATTAAATGGATACCCCAAATCTTGGATTCCTTCTTCCATGGATAGCTTTCAGCTAGCACTCCAGTTTGGCATTTCTGTCATGGTCATAGCCTGTCCATGTGCACTTGGCCTTGCTACACCAACAGCTGTTATGGTTGGTACTGGAGTTGGTGCTTCTCAAGGAGTCCTAATTAAAGGTGGCCAGGCATTAGAAAGCACTCACAAG GTGAACTATATAGTTTTTGACAAAACGGGAACTCTGACGGTTGGAAAGCCGGTGGTTGTCAACACAAAGCTTTTGAAACATATGGTTCTCTGGGACTTTTATGAGTTGGTTGCAGCTGCTGAG gtaaacagcgAACACCCATTGGCCAAAGCAGTTGTCGAGTATGCCAAAAAATTCAAACAAGATGAGGAGAATCCTGCTTGGCCTGAAGCCCTGAACTTTGAATCCATTACTGGACATGGCGTGAAGGCTGTTGTGAGAAACAAAGAAGTTTTTGTGGGAAATAAGAGCATGATGGTGGATCATCAGGTCCATATTTCACTTGATGCCGAAGAAATATTAGCAGAGACTGAAGGGTTGGCTCAAACTGGAATTCTTGTGTCTATCGATAAGGAGCTAGTTGGAATTCTTGCCATATCTGATCCATTAAAACCTGGGGCTCGTGATGTCATTTCCATTCTGAATTCTATGAAAATCAGGAGTATAGTAGTGACAGGTGATAACTGGGGAACTGCAAAAGCAATTGCCAAAGAAGTTGGCATAGATACTGTCATTGCAGAAGCCAAACCTGAGCATAAAGCAGAGATAGTGAAGGAACTACAG GCTTCAGGAAATGTTGTGGCAATGGTCGGAGATGGAATCAATGACTCACCGGCTCTCATAGCTGCAGATGTTGGGATGGCAATTGGTGCAGGCACCGACATTGCGGTCGAGGCTGCTGACATTGTTCTCATGAAGAGCAATTTGGAGGATGTTGTAACGGCGATACACCTTTCAAGAAAAACCTTTTATAGAATACGTCATAACTATCTTTGGGCTTTAGGATACAACGTGCTCGGCATCCCAATTGCTGCAGGTGCACTTTTCCCTTTAACCAGATTCCGGTTGCCGCCGTGGATTGCTGGAGCAGCAATGGCAGCTTCTTCGGTTAGTGTTGTTTGTAGCTCTCTTTTACTGAAGAATTACAAGAGACCTAAGGTGTTGGATACTTTTGAAATAAGAGGGATCACTGTTGCGTAG